The Sphingomonas sp. So64.6b genome includes a region encoding these proteins:
- the ugpC gene encoding sn-glycerol-3-phosphate ABC transporter ATP-binding protein UgpC: MADVRLAGASKSFGTTAVLRDIDLDIADGEFVVFVGPSGCGKSTLLRVIAGLEDLSADEVSIGGRVVNDVAPADRGIAMVFQSYALYPHMNVRENLAFGLKLQHLPRAEIDAAVEAAAATLDIGHLLDRKPKQLSGGQRQRVAIGRAIVRQPQVFLFDEPLSNLDAALRVRMRYEFAGLHKTLGTTMIYVTHDQVEAMTLADRIVVLSAGRIEQVGTPAELYAHPDTIFVAGFIGSPKMNLLPAVLVSNAPGGAVVRLAGGTEIHTAIDASPLATGAAVTLGIRPEHFAIDGEVNRIETVVRFVESLGSAHFGYLDLAGLNEPLICALPERPAVDATIAVGLPSEHLYLFDAEGKALARPRTEAASAAA; the protein is encoded by the coding sequence ATGGCGGACGTGCGGCTGGCGGGCGCATCGAAATCCTTCGGGACGACGGCGGTGTTGCGCGACATCGACCTGGACATCGCGGACGGCGAGTTCGTCGTGTTCGTCGGCCCCTCGGGATGCGGCAAATCGACCCTGTTGCGAGTCATCGCCGGGCTCGAGGATCTGAGCGCGGACGAGGTGTCGATCGGTGGACGCGTGGTCAACGACGTGGCGCCGGCGGATCGCGGCATCGCGATGGTGTTCCAATCCTATGCGCTCTACCCGCATATGAACGTGCGCGAGAATCTCGCCTTTGGACTGAAGCTGCAGCATCTGCCGCGTGCGGAAATCGACGCGGCGGTCGAGGCAGCGGCGGCGACGCTCGATATCGGCCATTTGCTCGACCGCAAGCCGAAGCAATTGTCGGGCGGTCAGCGGCAACGCGTCGCGATCGGCCGCGCGATCGTACGCCAGCCCCAGGTGTTCCTGTTCGACGAGCCGCTCTCCAATCTCGATGCGGCACTGCGCGTGCGCATGCGGTATGAATTCGCCGGGCTGCACAAGACGCTCGGCACGACGATGATCTATGTCACGCACGACCAGGTCGAGGCGATGACGCTGGCCGACCGCATCGTCGTGCTGTCGGCCGGCCGGATCGAGCAGGTCGGCACCCCGGCCGAGCTTTATGCGCATCCCGACACGATCTTCGTTGCGGGTTTTATCGGGTCGCCGAAAATGAATCTGCTGCCGGCGGTTCTGGTGTCGAACGCGCCGGGCGGTGCGGTGGTGCGACTGGCGGGCGGGACCGAGATCCATACCGCGATCGATGCGAGCCCGCTGGCGACGGGGGCGGCGGTAACATTGGGCATCCGGCCGGAGCATTTCGCGATCGACGGGGAGGTCAACCGGATCGAGACGGTGGTGCGCTTCGTCGAATCGCTGGGCAGCGCGCATTTCGGGTATCTCGATCTTGCCGGGCTGAACGAGCCGCTGATCTGCGCCTTGCCCGAGCGGCCGGCGGTCGACGCGACCATCGCGGTCGGCTTGCCGAGCGAGCATCTTTATCTGTTCGATGCCGAAGGCAAAGCGCTGGCCCGGCCACGGACAGAAGCGGCCAGCGCCGCCGCCTGA